The Alkalibacter saccharofermentans DSM 14828 genome includes a window with the following:
- the rpsU gene encoding 30S ribosomal protein S21 yields MSEVKIKDGESLENALRRFKKKTASAGVMSEIRKREHYEKPSVKRKKKSEAARKRNKKLR; encoded by the coding sequence ATGTCAGAAGTTAAAATCAAAGATGGCGAGTCATTGGAAAACGCACTTCGCAGATTTAAGAAAAAAACTGCCAGCGCTGGGGTAATGTCTGAAATTAGAAAGAGAGAGCATTACGAAAAGCCAAGTGTTAAAAGGAAAAAGAAATCCGAAGCAGCCAGAAAGAGAAATAAAAAGCTTAGATAA
- a CDS encoding GatB/YqeY domain-containing protein: protein MSLKDRLMSDLKTSMREKDNIKKATITMVRAAILQNEKDNKVVLDDEDVLAVIAKQVKQRKDALEEFKKAQREDLMEQTEKELDILMEYLPKQLTEEELKVIVSDAINEVGATSLKDMGKVMSAVMPKVKGRADGGMINKIVKEILNEQ from the coding sequence TTGTCACTCAAGGATAGGTTGATGTCTGACTTGAAGACATCTATGAGAGAAAAGGACAACATTAAGAAGGCGACCATTACCATGGTCAGGGCTGCGATACTTCAAAATGAGAAGGACAACAAGGTTGTACTGGATGATGAAGACGTCTTGGCTGTAATTGCCAAGCAGGTAAAACAGAGAAAAGACGCTTTGGAAGAATTTAAAAAAGCTCAGCGGGAAGATCTTATGGAACAAACCGAAAAAGAGCTGGATATTTTGATGGAATACCTCCCTAAGCAATTGACGGAAGAAGAATTAAAAGTAATCGTATCTGATGCGATTAACGAAGTGGGTGCAACTTCCCTTAAAGATATGGGTAAAGTCATGTCGGCTGTAATGCCAAAGGTTAAAGGCAGGGCAGACGGGGGAATGATCAACAAAATCGTAAAAGAGATACTAAACGAGCAATAA